A stretch of Argiope bruennichi chromosome 10, qqArgBrue1.1, whole genome shotgun sequence DNA encodes these proteins:
- the LOC129988299 gene encoding something about silencing protein 10-like, protein MKSRKVKAVAKSKAFMSKKQKKGNIPLDDYNESDADVDENDLLYNERDHEDDDLSTDDELIRHDASSSEEEEVLPITDDEKEDSDEADEEEDLPSRDYWGKKKSAYYDADFVDEDRGKTYREEDAEKAALEAEEALAIQKSVYNCIKTDNFVEAFFKSAEDKSSEEKPEDTLDKEDNIKLLKKSSPELFVFIDELKEKSAELKEKISPLYAAVQDGKISDSKLSSFINNYYLILMHYCMNLSFYMAIRSKGPVMSSHPVIKSINTFKNMVDKLKDLKISHSKTLECILNKLKNNEEITLAKKKPEIKEKLPDQNGIRKKFLEISQIETAKSNLKNKKKTKEIKRKDIISEEPSDSEAEEMDVDENTMEEMQPNDPEEIVTDGKRKITYQIAKNKGLTAKRKKESRNPRVHNRMKFRKAKIRRKGQVREVIRETKRYEGEPTGISTHVVRSIKLK, encoded by the exons atgaaaagCCGCAAAGT gAAAGCAGTTGCAAAAAGCAAAGCTTTTATGTCCAAAAAGCAAAAGAAAGGCAATATTCCTCTTGATGATTACAATGAGAGTGATGCAGatgttgatgaaaatgatttattgtatAATGAGCGTGATCATGAAGATGATGAT ctatcAACTGATGATGAATTAATAAGACATGATGCCAGTAGTTCTGAAGAG GAAGAAGTTCTTCCTATTACAGATGATGAAAAAGAAGATTCTGATGAAGCAGATGAAGAAgaag ATTTACCCAGTCGAGATTACTGGGGCAAGAAAAAATCAGCTTATTATGATGCTGACTTTGTTGATGAAGATCGTGGAAAAa CTTATAGAGAAGAAGATGCAGAAAAGGCAGCCTTAGAAGCCGAAGAAGCTTTGGCTATTCAAAAGAGTGTTTATAATTGTATTAAGACTGATAATTTTGTTGAGGCTTTT ttcaAATCAGCAGAAGATAAGTCATCTGAAGAAAAGCCTGAAGATACTTTAGATAAAGAAGAcaacataaaa cttttaaaaaaaagttcacctgaattatttgtatttattgatgaattaaaagaaaaa tcagctgaacttaaagaaaaaatttcaccattATATGCTGCTGTGCAAGATGGAAAAATATCCGATTCAAAGTTatcatcttttataaataattattatcttattttaatgca TTATTGTATGAATCTAAGCTTCTATATGGCCATCAGATCTAAAGGACCTGTGATGTCGTCTCATCCAGTCATAAAAAgcataaatacttttaagaat atgGTGGACAAGTTAAAAGACTTGAAAATAAGTCATTCTAAAACATtagaatgtattttgaataaattaaaaaataatgaagaaataacttTAGCCAAAAAGAAACCTGAAATTAAGGAGAAGCTACCTGATCAAAATGG catTAGGAAGAAATTCCTTGAAATTTCACAGATTGAAACAGcgaaaagcaatttaaaaaataaaaaa aaaaccAAGGAAATCAAGAGGAAGGATATTATATCTGAAGAACCTTCAGATTCAGAGGCTGAAGAGAT gGATGTTGATGAGAATACTATGGAAGAAATGCAACCAAATGACCCCGAAGAAATAGTCACAGatggtaaaagaaaaattacatatcaG aTTGCTAAAAATAAAGGTCTTACAGCAAAACGCAAGAAGGAATCTAGAAATCCACGTGTTCATAATAGAATGAAATTCAGAAAAGCTAAAATTAGGAGGAAAGGACAA GTTCGTGAAGTTATTAGGGAAACAAAACGATATGAAGGTGAACCTACTGGTATATCTACTCATGTTGTAAGAAGTATcaagttgaaataa